The window CGCTCGAGGATGTGTTAGTTAGCGGTGCCGCTCGTGGTGGCGTGGATGTCAATTCGACGACGCCCTCCTGGCTTGAGCGACTGCCGGGCATGACACGCCGAACTGCCGACGCGATCGACGCCCAGCGGCGTGAGAAGCTGATTGGTTCACGAGATGATCTGCTCGCTCGGGCGGATTGGCCGTCGGCCATTCATACCCGTCAAGCTTTGCCATTCCTGCGGGTATTCAGCAGCGAAGAAACGCTCGACGGTACCTTGATCCATCCGGACGATTATCCGCTGGCGAAGCGGTTGGCCAAGGCGCTGGACATCGAGTTGCCGCCGGCATCACCGTCGGGCTACGAGCTACCGGACTACAGCACGCCGGCACCGAGCGAAGCCCCCGCCACCGCCGATGCAGTCAGTGACGAGGAGTCAACCGCCGACGAATCTGCCGAGGAGACATCATCGTTCGGACCAGCTGAGACAACGGAGTCGGACACTGCTGATGCGGTTCTCAGTAATGGCGATGCCGCAGCCGAAGCGAGCGACTCGCCCGCGACCGAGGGTGAAGCAGCCTCGGAAGTAACCGCGAGTGCTGAGGGCGAGTCATCGGCAGCGAGCGAAGTGGCTGAGTCAAGCGACGATCCGGCAGCCACCGTAGCGGCTGCTCAATCTGATTCCGAGTCAGAACCCAGTGCAGAGGAACCAGCGACTCCCGCCCCTGCAGAAACCTTCCGCCAAACAAAACCAGAACGGGCGAAAGTCGAAAAACTGATCAAGGAGTGGCAGGTCGGCGTGCATCGATCGCTGCAGATTGTCAGTTGGTTGTGTGAGCCCTTTGGTGAGGGCACCGTTAGTGGCCCATCGCCGGCGGTGATGAATAGCATGCCCGCCCTCAGCGACCTTAAGCAGGGCGATCAAGTCATCGGCGTCGTCGTGGGCGTGATGCCCTTCGGCGTGTTCGTCGAACTGACGCCCGAGTGCAGCGGTTTGATTCACGTCAGCCGGGTGTCTGACGGGTTTGTCGAAGACCTGCACGAGGCCGTTCAGGTCGGCGACGTGGTGACCGCCTGGGTCACGGGGATTGATAGCAAGCGCCGCCGCGTTGGGTTGAGCGCCATTTCCCCGGAACGCGAAGCCGAATTGCAGTCGCATCGCCATGACGCACGCGGACGCGGTCGTGGGCCAGCGGGTGGCCAGGGCGGCCAACGCGGTGGCGCACGTGGCGGGGCTGCGGCCGGTGGACGCGAATCCGCCGGAGCGTCGCGTGGCCGAGGTGGCTCGGCGGCAGGCACTGCCAACGCAGGTCCTGGCGGGCGCAGCTCGGGCCCCGGTGAGCGCAACTCCGCGACCGGCGGTGGCCAGCGACGGGATAATCGAGGTGGTGGCGGACGCGATGGCAATCGAGGTCGCTCCGGTGGTGGCGGTCGGCGCGATCAACGCGGTGGCGGTCGCGGACCACGTCGTCCCGAAGTCTACGAAGTCGTCGGCAAAGAAACCGATTCAGCACCACTCACCGAAGCGATGCAGAAGGGCAAGGAGCCGCTGCGGTCCTTTGGCGACTTGATGCAGTTTGTCACGAAAGACAAAGCCCCCGCAGAGAAGCCGAAGGCACCCCCAGAAAAACCTGTGGAGCCCGCACCAGCGGCCGCAGTCGATAGCGAGCCAGCAAAAGCTGAAGCCAAGCCGGAGTCCGTGGCAGATGCTGCCGTGGTATCGTCGAGTGATGCGGCAAGCGGCTCAGCACCAGTGGATTCAGCGCCCTCGGCGGGGGCTGGCGAGGCGGCCGAAAAGACGGCTGCCAATGCAAGTGAAGGAGCCGCCGAATGAGCGACGATTTTACATCACGACTTGAGTCCGCGATCGAGCGTGGGCGACGTCGGGGCGAATATCAAGCTTCGGAAGAACGCCGCAAGGAACTCAGTGAGGAGGATCTCAAGCGGCTGCATACCTCCTATCGCTTATCGCTGTCGGACCGGATCGAGACTGCGGTTCACCGTGTCGCCGAGCATTTCCCCGGCTTCCGCACCGAAGCCATTTTCGGTGAAGAGGGCTGGGGCGAGGCGTGTTTTCGCGACGATCTGAGGATTGAATCCGGTCGCCGCAATAACTTGTACAGCCGACTCGAACTGGTTATTCGTCCCTACAGTGACCTCGGTGTGCTTGACCTGAAAGGCAAGGGCACTGTGATGAACCGCGAGATCTTTAATCGCGCTCATTACACGAAGATTCAGGATGTTGATCCGGAAGAGTTTTCCCAGCTGATTGATACCTGGGCGATTGAATACGCTGAGCTCTACTCCGCGAAGAGCAACGCTTAGAACCGGCTGCTGTGTGGCCGGTGATCCGGCCGGCATTGACTCCCGCCCGCGAGGATTGCCCGCCAACCTCGGGGCGCCAGAAGTCGATTTCAGTGCTGATGAATTCTACAGCGACTTGACCTGTGGAACAGCACGGTTGCGTCCCAGTTGGGGCTCATCCCGATGGGGTACAGGGGCGATCATCTGATTTTTAATAGGTCGCGAACCAGTCCGAGTGAAAAACCGCGGACGCTTCAGGGGGAAGCGAGGCACGGCAGGCAACGAGCTCGTCGGTAATTCAATCGACACACCGGTTGGCGTGCGCCGCCGCCGAGGCCCGGCGCACTTGACCCCAAGGGCACCTGCAAAGCTTGACAGTGCCGTTCACTAGTGGGGGTTCGTGCGCCCCGCCCGATTGTGTGCCAGCGGCCAACGAGTTTTCGGTCGCGCTGACGCTGCGGTACGTTATATTGGCACGTGGTGGAGTGTCTTTTGAAACGCATAACCTCGAAATAGCAAGCATGTACAAATCGGTCGCCTTCCTCGCCCTGGTCCTATTCTGCGTGATCGAACCAAAGATCGCAGCGGCGCAGATTCTAGACTTTTTCAGCAGCGGACCAGCAATTGAAACAATCGAGACCGCCGACCTGAACGTACTGATTACCGCCCGGCAGCAAGCCGAAGCCAAGGCAACCGCCGCTGGCGAGCAACCCGAGGAGGCCGGTTTCGTGCTCGTCGATGTACGTAGCGACGCCGAGCAAAAGGTGTCCTTGATTCCGGGGGCCATCACGAAGGCCGCCTTTGAGAAGGACGCGAAGAAGTACCAGGATCGAACCGTGATCGTGTACTGCCTCAGTGGTGGTCGAAGCAAGGCATATGCGAAGCAACTCGTTGGTAAAGGTGCCAAAGTGAAGAACTATCAGGGAAGTATTTTGGCGTGGGTAAACGCCGAGCTACCACTGGTCACACCTGAGGGAAAGCCGACGAACCGAGTTCATACCGTCAGCGATCGTTATCAGGTTCCTGCCAAGTACGAACAAGTTACTCAGTGATCAGCGTTCTCCATGCAAATTACCTTTGATGCACCGGGCTACTTGTGGTTGCTGATGCTACTGCCACTGGTGGCGATCTACGGCTACCGGCATCTGCAGAGTTTGGGGCGACTGCGTTGTCTGCTGGCAGTGGTGCTGCGTGTCTCCGTGATCGCAGCGGTCGTGCTGGCGATCGCGGGTGCGAGGCTGGCTTGGACGACCGATCGGGTGTCGGTGATGTATGTGCTCGATCAATCGGAAAGCATCAATGTCGATCAGCGTGAGCGGTTGTATGAGTTTGCACGGCGCAATGCAGCGGAGCATCGCAGTGCATCACGCGAGGATTTGGTGGGCGTGATCCTATGTGGCGCCGATGCGTCAATTGAGGTCCCCCCTTTTCACGATGATCTGCCGAGCGTTTCCGGACGCAGTCCAGTCGAGATTCGCACCGATGCGACCAACCTTGAGCAAGCCCTGACGTTGGCAGCCGCGTCCATGCCAACAGATACGCGGCGACGAATCGTCGTCTTTACCGATGGCAATGAAACCCAAGGACACGTCGAAGAAGTAGCGGCACCGATCATCGCATCGGGAATCGGTATCGACTTCGTAGCCGTTTCGCCGCAGGCGGGCGCGGATGTGATCGTCGAGCGAATTGACATGCCCACCGAAATCCGCACGGGGCAACCACTCGAAGCACGTGTGGTTGTCGAGAATATCGTCGATGCAAATGATGTGACACCCACCGACGATTCAGAGAGCGTCGACCAATCGCGGGAGTCGACACAGGCCGGGAGTCGCAGCGTTCAAGGGCGATTGCGAATCACACGAACGTTCAACGGCGAGGAAGAGTTGTTGGCCGAGCAGTCTGTTGAGGTTGCTCCGGGGAAGAATGTGTTTCCGCTACGGCACACGATCACACGGCCGGCACCCTATACGTACTCTGCACAGTTCATCGCAGATTCGTCCGCAGGCGACTCGCGGCCGCAGAACAATCGGTCGAACACTTTCGTCAACGTTCGTGGCAAGAGTCGGGTATTGCTGATCGAACCCGCTAACCAATCGGAGGATTGGACAAATTTTGTTGACATGCTGCGTGAGGAGTCGATCGAAGTTACTGTGCAACCGAGTCATGCCACGTTCACTTCCCTCGCGGAGCTACAAGCGTATGACGCGGTCATCTTGGCCAATGTGCCCCGTGTCGGTGGTGATTCCGCAAACTCCATTTCGCAGTTCACCGACGATCAAATCTCGCTACTCGTTCGCAATACCCAGCAACTCGGTGCCGGTTTGCTGATGATCGGCGGTCCCGACTCGCTCGGCGCAGGTGGCTGGACGGGCACGGAACTGGAAACGGCCATGCCGGTAGATTTCGAGATCAAGAATGCGAAGGTCAACGCAGTGGGTGCTCTGTCGCTGGTTATCGATAGCTCGGGATCGATGGACGGTGAAAAAATGGTGCTGTGCAAAGCTGCGGCGCGGGCGGCGGTGATGATGCTCGGGCCCAGCGATTCGCTCGGCATCATCTCATTTGACTCCGCCGCACATGAGGTCATTCCCATGCAAAAGGTCGGACAACGCTCCCACATGCTGCCGATGATCGGTCGGATTCGACCGGGCGGAGGCACGGACATGTACCCCGCGATGCGGCAGGCCTTCGCCCAATTGACGCGTGCTAACGCGTCGGTCAAACACATGATCGTGTTGACCGACGGACAAACTCACGCAAATGACTTTCTCAGTCTTGTTCAGCAAATGAAGGCTGCGGGGATCACGGTTACCGCCGTCGCGATTGGCCAAGGTGCCGACGTGAATCTGCTCCGGCGGATAGCCAATGCAGGAGGTGGCAAGCTCTATCATGTGATATCTCCCAAGGCGATCCCACAGATCGTGATGCGGGAGTCCCGTCGGGTTTCGCGGCCGCTGATCTTTGAAAGCGGTGAAGGTGTCCAACCGCAGATTACCTACTCGCACGAATTGTTAGCAGGTATCGATACCCCGCCGCCGATTCATGGCTACGTCATGACGACGATGAAAGACAGTCCTTTGGCTCAGGCGTTGATCCAAGCACCCGGGCCCCAGGAAACGAATCATCCGATACTGGCAGTTTGGCAATACGGGCTTGGTCGTTCAGCCGTCCTTACCACCGACGGTGGCCAACGGTGGGCCAGTGACTGGAATTCGTGGTCGGGCGACTCCAAGCTGGTCAGCCAACTGGTGCGGTGGTTGATGCGACCGGCGGGTGATACGGGCCAGTTCTCACTAGCGACAATCGTACGTGATGACGGTGTCGAAGTTGTTGTCAACGCACTCGACGCTCAAGATCAGTTTTTGAACTTCCTCGAACCCGCTGGATCAGTGCTCGGACCCGACATGCAGCCGATCTCGCTGTCCCTCAGTCAGACATCACCGGGGAGATATGCGGGAACATTTCCAACCGATCAAGCGGGTAACTACTTTATCCAAGTCATTCCCGATGCATCGTCGGCTCCACTGACGACGGCCGTGACGGTCTCGACCACCAAGGAATATCGGGCCCGACAGATCAATACACCCCTGATGGATCGTGTTGCGAAATCACAGATCGACACGTCATCCGGTGGAGAGGTCGTGCGTCTGTCTGAGGTGGATGCGGACCAACCAATTGAGCTCAATCCGTTCCGTAGCGGACTGGCGGCGATTGGCTCGATCCGCGATGCGTGGCCCATGCTCGTACTGCTCGCCTGCTGCCTGTTCTTTGCCGATGTGATGGTGCGTCGCATCGCGCCACGAATGGGGTGGGTAAAGCAGTTCCTGTCATCGGCCGCCACGGAACCGGAGAGCGTTACCGCCAGCGTCAGCCGCCTCGATGCGCTCCGCCAAGCGAAGTCTCGAGCCCATGCGAGCAAGCCGCCGGCACCTATGGAACGACCGCTGGCTGAACCGGCAAGCGAGACGGAAGAACTTAGCTACAGCGAACGCCTCTTACGTGCCAAGCAGAACGCACGACGCTCGTAAAGTCGTGGATGGCGTTGCCGATCCAATACTCCGCGCAAACATCATCATGCCGCAGGCGGACCTACGCCTATGTCGAGCGATTGATTGGATTCGCCATCCGGTTCGATATTACCCTCATCGTCCTGGCCGTTCTGACCGACGCTGTAAATGATCCAGCCTTCATCCGTCGACTTCGATAGCAACGGTTCTCCACTGTAGGGATCGAGGATCGCATCGACCGGTAAGTCTAAATCGCTAAGATCAACCGGTGTTTGTTGGTCAGCACGCGACTGGATCGTGTTGAGTACTCGCACACAACGCTCTGTGGCGAGTGTGCGGGACATCGCATCGCGAGCGTTCTCGAGCGAAGGGACAAGGAGCTCTGTCATGCCGGTGGCGGTCACCTGGGGTTGTGGTGATGATTCGAATGGCAGCGGCGCTCCGATAGCGATTTGTTCGCTCATGTATTCGATGTAGTTTTCCAATTGTGGTGTCAACGGAAAAATGGGGAGCGAGAATCCGCGAAAGCTATCGATCCCGTACGCACGCTCAGTTTCGAGCATATGCTTGAACTGATCGGTGATTGCTGACTGCCTGAGTTCGTGTTCGATCGCGGCATGGGGCTCCGGCTGCAGTGTTTGGGTTTGCAAGATACCGTTGAGCTCGTTGAGGATCTGGCTTCGACACGCGATATTGACTAGCCACGAGACCAGTAGCGGTGTATCCCCCTGCAACTGAATCAAACGCAGTTCTTCCAGGCAGACCGCAGTCGCTTCATCCGGTTTATCGATTGCTACGAGATACCGAGCACGGGCAATCTGAAACCGTGCGATGGCGCGAACATCCATGTCCAGCAACTGCTCCATCAGATCGTTGGGTGCTGAATCGTAGTTGAGCGGCCAGGCAAGTTGGGAGCAGCGAGATGCTTTGGCGATCGGGTCAGCAAGGTGGGGATGTGCGTCCAGAATGGTTTTGAGTTTTGTGGAATGGTCTGACGTCAATCCAGTCTGCCAAGAGAAGTCCTCGTCAAAAGCTATCGGGTACACTTCATTGACGACCTGTCCAATCTCTTGGTTGATCGGTGTGAGATAGGTCGCGGCATTATCGTCGTCAGCGACCGGAGCGGGCCTGAGATCCGCGATCGACACCGGCTCGCCACGCTCTCGGACTGGTGCCAGCGCCGCTTCCACAGCAGCAAAAGACCGCCAGCAAAAGAACGCGGCAACGATGATCACGACCGCCGTTAAGCAGAGAAGGATTTTAAAAAAACGAACCAGCCGACGTTTCATTTGGAGAGCTCCGCTACGAGATACTCGGGATCGCCGAGTGAGTGCATGCCAATGAGCCCGGCAGTCATCGGATTTTGTTTGTCAATGGCATCAGCGAGTTCGCCACTTCCGTATTCCGCCCGGGTTCAACAACCCAGGCCTGATGCGCGACCGGGCGGGGCGAAATTACGGCGCGGTTTTTTCGAGAAATGCGAGAATACCAGTTTCTCAGTGCCGGAGGCCGACCCAGACAGACAATGGAGTCGGCCTTCAGCCTGACCGATCGGCTTCTACTTGGCGGTTTTCTTGAAAACATCCTGATCAAAAATTTCCGCGAAGAAAATCCGCATCGCCGCCCAAGAGCGACGGTCTGCGTCCGCGTTGTATGCGGCACCACGAGAGTTGTCATTTCCCGCCATGGGTTGCGTGAATGAATGCACAGCGTGGGAGTAGATGTTCATTTGCCAGTCCACCTCGGCCGCATCGAACTCGGCCACGCAAGCCTTGATATCGGCCTCGGGTACGAATGGATCATCTGCTCCGTGGCAGATGAGGATCTTGGCCGCGATGTTTTTGCCGTCGTCGGGGGAGGGGGAATCCAAGCCGCCGTGGAAGCTGACGACGCCATTGATTTCCGCTCCGCTGCGGGCCAGTTCGATGACGCCAGTGCCACCAAAGCAATACCCGATCGCGGCAATTTGGTCTTTGTTGACACCGGTCTGTTTGCGCAGTTGGTCCAGGCCCAGATTGAGGCGACGGCGATACAGATCTCGGTCCTGCTTGTAGATCGTCGCGGTCTGGCCCGCTTCCTGGATGGTACCGGGTCGATCATCCTGGCCGTAGATATCCAACGCGAAGGCGACGTATCCCAGTTCGGCGAGCTGTTGGCACCGCCCTTTCTCATAAGCGGTAAGTCCCATCCACTGATGCACGACGAGCACGCCTGGCACGGTATGACCGGTGACAGCCGGATCCCACGCGACGAATCCCTCGAGGGTCACGTCACCGTCTTGATACTCGACGGTCTTGGTGCGGACTTCAGCAATCGCGTGCTGGCAAACAAACAGGGGTGCGAGTATGAGAAACAGGAAACGCATGGATAAAACTCCAGTTATTGTAAGCGTGGAACAGTGGTAGCGGCGAGAGTCGTCGTGCTCTCTGTAGAGCTGGCCGTTGAGGCGCTGCTGGGGAACGGCCCGTCGAAGCGAAGGGCGACACTCATAGGATACTCGATCCTATTCGGACTTCCGACCTTCTTCGCCCAAGCCAACCATTTCGAGCAGACGCAAGGCATTGGTGGTCGGCGAAACGCCTGCTCGCATGGTGTAGTCGAACGTCATTCGTTCATCGCCGTCGGCATCGGGAGTGATGGTCTCGCGAAAGTGAACCGTGTGAGCGATGCGTGCCAGCTCCGGTTCGTCGGCCAACTCAAGATCGTGAGTCGTGATGGCGCCAATCGCTCCGCTGTCGACGAGCATCCCTAATACACGGGTCACGGCGATCTGCCGCTCGCGGCTGTTGGTGCCTTGGAGGATCTCATCGAGCAAGAACAGGAGACGGGGTGAAAACGCGGTAGCGGAGTCTTCAGCCAATTCCGTGTTGGCGTGTAACTCGCGAGCATGTTCGACCACGGCAGCGAGTCGGTTGAGTTCGGCCATGTAGAACGACACGCCTTGGCTCAAATCGTCACTAACTCGAA of the Allorhodopirellula heiligendammensis genome contains:
- a CDS encoding rhodanese-like domain-containing protein, with the translated sequence MYKSVAFLALVLFCVIEPKIAAAQILDFFSSGPAIETIETADLNVLITARQQAEAKATAAGEQPEEAGFVLVDVRSDAEQKVSLIPGAITKAAFEKDAKKYQDRTVIVYCLSGGRSKAYAKQLVGKGAKVKNYQGSILAWVNAELPLVTPEGKPTNRVHTVSDRYQVPAKYEQVTQ
- a CDS encoding VWA domain-containing protein, with product MQITFDAPGYLWLLMLLPLVAIYGYRHLQSLGRLRCLLAVVLRVSVIAAVVLAIAGARLAWTTDRVSVMYVLDQSESINVDQRERLYEFARRNAAEHRSASREDLVGVILCGADASIEVPPFHDDLPSVSGRSPVEIRTDATNLEQALTLAAASMPTDTRRRIVVFTDGNETQGHVEEVAAPIIASGIGIDFVAVSPQAGADVIVERIDMPTEIRTGQPLEARVVVENIVDANDVTPTDDSESVDQSRESTQAGSRSVQGRLRITRTFNGEEELLAEQSVEVAPGKNVFPLRHTITRPAPYTYSAQFIADSSAGDSRPQNNRSNTFVNVRGKSRVLLIEPANQSEDWTNFVDMLREESIEVTVQPSHATFTSLAELQAYDAVILANVPRVGGDSANSISQFTDDQISLLVRNTQQLGAGLLMIGGPDSLGAGGWTGTELETAMPVDFEIKNAKVNAVGALSLVIDSSGSMDGEKMVLCKAAARAAVMMLGPSDSLGIISFDSAAHEVIPMQKVGQRSHMLPMIGRIRPGGGTDMYPAMRQAFAQLTRANASVKHMIVLTDGQTHANDFLSLVQQMKAAGITVTAVAIGQGADVNLLRRIANAGGGKLYHVISPKAIPQIVMRESRRVSRPLIFESGEGVQPQITYSHELLAGIDTPPPIHGYVMTTMKDSPLAQALIQAPGPQETNHPILAVWQYGLGRSAVLTTDGGQRWASDWNSWSGDSKLVSQLVRWLMRPAGDTGQFSLATIVRDDGVEVVVNALDAQDQFLNFLEPAGSVLGPDMQPISLSLSQTSPGRYAGTFPTDQAGNYFIQVIPDASSAPLTTAVTVSTTKEYRARQINTPLMDRVAKSQIDTSSGGEVVRLSEVDADQPIELNPFRSGLAAIGSIRDAWPMLVLLACCLFFADVMVRRIAPRMGWVKQFLSSAATEPESVTASVSRLDALRQAKSRAHASKPPAPMERPLAEPASETEELSYSERLLRAKQNARRS
- a CDS encoding dienelactone hydrolase family protein; the encoded protein is MRFLFLILAPLFVCQHAIAEVRTKTVEYQDGDVTLEGFVAWDPAVTGHTVPGVLVVHQWMGLTAYEKGRCQQLAELGYVAFALDIYGQDDRPGTIQEAGQTATIYKQDRDLYRRRLNLGLDQLRKQTGVNKDQIAAIGYCFGGTGVIELARSGAEINGVVSFHGGLDSPSPDDGKNIAAKILICHGADDPFVPEADIKACVAEFDAAEVDWQMNIYSHAVHSFTQPMAGNDNSRGAAYNADADRRSWAAMRIFFAEIFDQDVFKKTAK